One genomic region from Sphingobacterium multivorum encodes:
- a CDS encoding outer membrane beta-barrel protein, whose amino-acid sequence MKRLLTTIILSTFLIKTATCQEETKEKGIEISGSVDTYWKYDFQNKPNINTYFTEDNNSVSIGMVDLAVKKKFKKASFVGELSFGPRGQYRSIMNGDGQAGDDKNSFHIQNLYVGYDLTEKLNLTAGFMGTFVGFEVISPTYNFHYSTSYLFGAGPFQDAGLKATYSFSDKVALMVGLFNDWNVYQDMNGVSHVGSQLAYTPNDKSSFYLNFLTGSSAGGKNNYSSGTLVDLVANYDFTSKFFLGLNATNYKKRDGGGYSGIALYPRIHFSENFGLGLREEFFQTHKEEENGIPSSNILATTLTAEYNYHGFKFIPEIRIDKGNTERFIKNDLSPTKSAGQFLLACVYSF is encoded by the coding sequence ATGAAAAGACTTCTAACAACCATCATCCTGTCGACATTTCTAATAAAAACAGCCACCTGCCAAGAAGAAACAAAAGAAAAAGGAATAGAAATATCCGGATCAGTGGACACCTATTGGAAATATGATTTTCAAAACAAACCCAACATCAACACCTATTTTACGGAAGACAACAACTCTGTGTCTATTGGCATGGTGGATCTGGCTGTAAAAAAGAAGTTTAAAAAAGCATCATTTGTCGGAGAATTATCTTTTGGGCCCAGAGGACAGTATCGATCCATTATGAACGGTGATGGCCAGGCCGGCGATGACAAAAACAGTTTCCACATCCAAAATTTATATGTAGGCTATGATCTAACCGAGAAGCTCAATCTTACTGCAGGATTCATGGGAACATTTGTGGGTTTTGAAGTAATATCGCCCACATACAACTTTCATTATTCAACTTCCTATTTATTTGGCGCCGGCCCCTTTCAAGACGCAGGTTTAAAAGCTACCTATAGTTTCTCAGACAAAGTAGCCTTAATGGTCGGACTATTTAACGACTGGAACGTCTATCAAGATATGAACGGAGTTTCCCATGTCGGATCACAACTGGCCTATACCCCCAATGACAAAAGCAGCTTCTATCTCAATTTTCTGACAGGATCGTCCGCTGGCGGTAAAAACAATTACAGTTCCGGGACCTTGGTCGATCTCGTTGCCAATTATGACTTCACCTCGAAATTTTTCCTTGGATTAAATGCTACAAATTATAAAAAGAGAGATGGTGGCGGTTACTCTGGAATAGCACTTTATCCAAGAATTCATTTTTCAGAAAATTTTGGTCTAGGATTACGCGAAGAGTTTTTCCAAACGCATAAAGAGGAAGAAAATGGAATCCCTAGCTCCAATATCCTCGCAACCACCTTAACAGCAGAATACAATTACCATGGATTCAAATTTATTCCCGAAATCAGAATTGACAAAGGAAATACCGAACGATTCATCAAGAACGACTTAAGCCCAACTAAATCTGCAGGACAATTTCTATTGGCCTGTGTATACAGTTTCTAA